One segment of Mycobacterium spongiae DNA contains the following:
- a CDS encoding sensor histidine kinase — protein MAKTIDVELVRVRERHRSRSYQIVSVLRLGVLAFMVGAMLLGTAQHEWARQTALVGLYGFAAVCALVLASPRARSRIGGGRLGRVGRWEPLAFIAIDLVALTAFQLLSTAGIYPLLIMTLLPVLVGVDVSARRAALVLALTLVGFALAGVHDEVLLGEADWRHTLFLFALYTFLCATALVVVSIEERHVRSVAGLSALREELLAHTMTASEVMQRRISEAIHDGPLQDVLAARQDLIELDAAFPGDERVQHAMAGLQAASEHLRQATFELHPAVLEQVGLGAAVEQLAAFTAQRSGIAISTDIDYPIRSAIDPIMFGVVRELLSNVAQHSRARHAAVRLAITDGMCVANVADDGVGVTGDTMARRLGEGHIGLASHRARVDAAGGTFVFLEAPAGTHVRVALPLKR, from the coding sequence GTGGCGAAGACCATCGACGTAGAACTGGTTCGCGTGCGCGAACGCCACCGGTCGCGCTCTTATCAGATCGTGTCGGTACTTCGACTCGGCGTCCTGGCGTTCATGGTGGGCGCCATGCTCCTGGGGACCGCCCAACACGAATGGGCACGGCAAACCGCGTTGGTCGGCTTGTACGGATTCGCCGCGGTGTGCGCTCTGGTGCTGGCTTCTCCGCGAGCCCGGAGCCGGATCGGCGGGGGCCGATTGGGGCGAGTGGGCCGATGGGAACCGTTGGCCTTCATCGCCATCGACCTGGTGGCATTGACGGCATTTCAACTGCTGTCCACTGCCGGGATCTATCCATTGCTGATCATGACCTTGCTGCCGGTCCTCGTGGGTGTCGATGTCTCGGCGCGTCGAGCGGCGTTGGTGCTGGCGTTAACCCTCGTCGGATTCGCCCTCGCTGGAGTTCATGACGAAGTGCTTCTGGGCGAGGCGGATTGGCGGCATACCCTTTTTCTGTTCGCCCTCTACACGTTTCTGTGCGCAACGGCGTTGGTGGTGGTCAGCATCGAGGAGCGGCATGTGCGTTCCGTCGCCGGCCTCAGCGCGCTGCGGGAGGAGCTGCTGGCTCACACGATGACCGCATCGGAGGTGATGCAGCGTCGGATCTCGGAAGCCATTCATGATGGGCCACTGCAAGACGTGCTGGCAGCACGCCAGGACCTTATCGAGCTGGACGCGGCGTTTCCCGGTGACGAGCGAGTCCAGCACGCCATGGCCGGGCTGCAGGCCGCTTCGGAGCACCTGCGGCAGGCCACTTTTGAGCTGCATCCCGCTGTTCTCGAACAGGTAGGGTTGGGCGCCGCCGTCGAGCAACTGGCGGCTTTCACGGCGCAGCGTTCGGGTATCGCGATTTCGACCGACATCGACTACCCCATTCGCAGCGCGATCGACCCCATCATGTTCGGCGTGGTGCGCGAGCTGTTGTCCAATGTGGCGCAGCATTCACGGGCTCGCCACGCTGCTGTGCGACTGGCGATCACCGACGGGATGTGCGTGGCGAACGTGGCCGATGACGGTGTCGGCGTCACTGGGGACACGATGGCGCGCCGTCTGGGTGAGGGCCACATTGGCTTGGCGTCGCATCGCGCCCGCGTCGATGCGGCCGGTGGCACGTTCGTCTTCCTGGAAGCGCCTGCGGGTACGCATGTTCGGGTGGCGCTGCCCTTGAAACGCTGA